In Piliocolobus tephrosceles isolate RC106 chromosome 10, ASM277652v3, whole genome shotgun sequence, a single window of DNA contains:
- the REP15 gene encoding rab15 effector protein, which produces MGQKASQQLALKDSKEVPIICEVVSEAIVHAAQKLKEYLGFEYPVSQLCPAANTLNEIFLIHFVTFCQEKGVDEFLTTTKMTKHQAFLFGADWIWTFWGSDKQIKLQLAVQTLQMSSPPPMESKPYDLSNPEPRVEESSWKKSRFDKLEEFCNLIGEDCLGLFIIFGVPGKPKDIRGVVLDSVRSQMVRSHLPGGKAVAQFVLETEDCVFIKELLRNCLSKKDGLREVGKVYISIL; this is translated from the coding sequence ATGGGGCAGAAAGCATCGCAACAGTTGGCTCTGAAGGACAGCAAAGAGGTGCCCATCATCTGTGAGGTGGTCAGTGAAGCTATAGTCCATGCAGCTCAGAAACTGAAGGAATACCTTGGATTTGAATATCCTGTGAGTCAACTCTGCCCAGCTGCAAATACTCTGAATGAGATCTTCTTAATCCATTTCGTCACTTTCTGCCAGGAAAAGGGAGTTGATGAGTTCCTGACCACCACCAAGATGACCAAGCACCAAGCCTTCCTGTTTGGCGCAGACTGGATTTGGACCTTTTGGGGATCCGACAAGCAAATAAAGCTTCAGCTGGCAGTACAGACTCTGCAGATGTCTTCACCTCCTCCTATGGAATCTAAACCTTATGACCTTTCCAATCCAGAACCAAGGGTAGAGGAGTCTTCCTGGAAGAAAAGTAGATTTGATAAGCTGGAAGAATTCTGTAACTTAATAGGAGAGGATTGCCTGGGTCTGTTTATCATCTTTGGTGTGCCAGGAAAGCCTAAAGACATCAGGGGCGTTGTCCTGGACAGTGTCAGAAGTCAGATGGTGAGGAGCCATCTGCCAGGAGGGAAGGCTGTGGCTCAGTTTGTCCTGGAGACTGAAGATTGTGTCTTCATCAAAGAGCTGCTCAGAAACTGTCTGAGTAAGAAAGACGGGCTGAGAGAGGTGGGCAAGGTTTATATTAGCATTCTCTGA